From the Chiroxiphia lanceolata isolate bChiLan1 chromosome Z, bChiLan1.pri, whole genome shotgun sequence genome, one window contains:
- the LOC116780404 gene encoding heat shock factor protein 5-like translates to MEELPLPAGVSPSTFPAKLWQLVNSPRVRSVRWDPRAQGLLVDRALFERELLNAGGAGGDAAAAAPGAFKATNFGSFVRQLNLYGFHKTPVLAGGGAAALPGSAGPLLRFCSPYFRRDRPELLVHIKRLTRANRERLAAGLEVRSRQPSRFQPLHRDRLLPPGAVSLGQNLFTLPARGLDVPPVPSRTTQGVQGREASPAPRSKVVVTPGLLRFSREVPVTSTSTVQPVFFLPLLHQGPQTAAVALPEHSSCTASEQNSPAYNPAATLGSSAFDSLTGSAGSAASTTSSWACNPSAADEWAGIRLEVVFQMLEEVLASNLPEMFPFLQGNISVPSESSGGEPGNKAAAEKALPGNASSGNSSLEPNEPEVHELYLARRAALRGRKRLRESL, encoded by the exons ATGGAGGAGCTGCCGCTGCCCGCCGGCGTCAGCCCCAGCACCTTCCCCGCCAAGCTGTGGCAGCTGGTGAACAGCCCACGCGTCCGCTCCGTGCGCTGGGACCCCCGCGCCCAGGGGCTGCTCGTCGACCGGGCGCTATTCGAGCGGGAGCTGCTAAAcgcgggcggcgcgggcggcgatgcggcggcggcggccccgggcgcCTTCAAAGCCACCAACTTCGGCAGCTTCGTGCGCCAGCTCAACCTGTACGGCTTCCACAAGACGCCGGTGCTGGCGGGGGGCGGTGCCGCGGCCCTGCCGGGCTCTGCCGGGCCTCTGCTCCGCTTCTGCAGCCCCTACTTTCGGCGCGACCGCCCCGAGCTCCTGGTGCACATCAAGCGCCTGACCAGGGCCAACAGGGAGCGGCTGGCGGCCGGGCTGGAGGTGCGCAGCCGGCAGCCCAGCCGCTTCCAGCCGCTCCACAGGGACCGGCTGCTGCCGCCCGGGGCCG TGAGTTTGGGCCAGAACCTCTTTACTTTACCAGCCAGAGGTTTAGATGTGCCTCCAGTCCCTTCCAGGACAACTCAAGGTGTTCAAGGCCGTGAGGCTTCTCCAGCACCTCGCAGTAAAGTGGTTGTCACTCCAGGACTTCTCAGGTTTTCAAGGGAGGTCCCGGTCACGTCCACATCCACAGTGCAGCCTGTGTTCTTCCTTCCACTGCTTCACCAAGGGCCTCAAACCGCTGCCGTGGCCcttccagagcacagcagctgcacagcttcAGAGCAGAACTCACCAGCCTACAATCCTGCAG CCACACTGGGGAGTTCAGCCTTCGATTCTCTGACTGGCAGTGCTGGTTCTGCAGCATCAACGACCTCCAGCTGGGCCTGTAATCCCTCTGCTGCAGACGAGTGGGCAGGAATACGTCTGGAAGTTGTGTTTCAGATGCTCGAGGAGGTGCTTGCATCAAACCTGCCTGAAATGTTTCCCTTTCTTCAG gggAATATTAGTGTTCCCTCTGAGTCTTCAGGAGGGGAGCCTGGGAAcaaggctgcagcagagaaagcttTGCCTGGCAATGCGAGCAGCGGGAACAGTTCCCTGGAGCCAAATGAGCCTG AGGTCCATGAGCTGTACCTCgccaggagagctgctctgcGTGGGAggaagagactgagggagaGCCTGTGA